Proteins from a single region of Acidovorax sp. NCPPB 3576:
- the ftsH gene encoding ATP-dependent zinc metalloprotease FtsH gives MNNQWFSKIAVWLVIAMVLFTVFKQFDTRASASAGSVGYSEFLEEVRSNRIKSATIQEGQGGTEIVATTTDDRKLRTTATYLDRGLVGDLINNNVKFDVKPREEGSLLMTLLVSWGPMLLLIGVWVYFMRQMQGGGKGGAFSFGKSKARMLDENSNQVTFADVAGCDEAKEEVKEVVDFLKDPQKFQKLGGRIPRGLLLVGPPGTGKTLLAKSIAGEAKVPFFSISGSDFVEMFVGVGAARVRDMFENAKKNAPCIIFIDEIDAVGRQRGAGLGGGNDEREQTLNQMLVEMDGFETNLGVIVVAATNRPDILDAALLRPGRFDRQVYVTLPDIRGREQILNVHMRKVPVGQDVNPSVIARGTPGMSGADLANLCNEAALMAARRNARTVEMQDFEKAKDKIIMGPERKSMVMPEEERRNTAYHESGHALIGKLLPKCDPVHKVTIIPRGRALGVTMSLPEKDRYSYDREFMLNQISMLFGGRIAEEVFMNQMTTGASNDFERATSIARDMVTRYGMTEALGPMVYADNEGEVFLGRSVTKTNNMSEQTMEKVDGEVRRIIDEQYALARKLIEDNSDKMHAMAKALLEWETIDTEQLDDIMAGKPPRPPKDWTPRTPSSGGDNSGGGTPAVTTEPAPTAA, from the coding sequence TTGAACAATCAGTGGTTTTCAAAAATTGCCGTGTGGCTGGTCATTGCCATGGTGCTCTTTACGGTGTTCAAACAGTTTGACACCCGTGCTAGCGCCAGCGCGGGGTCTGTGGGTTACTCTGAATTCCTCGAAGAGGTGCGCAGCAATCGGATCAAGAGCGCCACCATCCAGGAAGGGCAGGGCGGCACGGAGATCGTCGCGACCACCACCGATGACCGCAAATTGCGCACTACTGCGACCTATCTGGACCGCGGGCTGGTGGGCGATCTGATCAACAACAACGTCAAGTTCGACGTCAAGCCCCGCGAGGAAGGTTCGCTTCTCATGACCCTGCTCGTGAGCTGGGGTCCTATGCTTCTGCTGATTGGCGTGTGGGTTTACTTCATGCGTCAGATGCAGGGTGGCGGCAAGGGTGGAGCGTTCAGCTTTGGCAAGAGCAAGGCCCGCATGTTGGACGAGAACAGCAATCAGGTCACTTTTGCTGACGTCGCAGGCTGCGATGAGGCCAAGGAAGAAGTCAAGGAAGTCGTTGACTTCCTGAAGGACCCGCAGAAATTTCAGAAGCTTGGTGGCCGTATTCCACGAGGTCTTTTGCTGGTCGGCCCCCCTGGCACCGGTAAGACGCTGTTGGCGAAGTCCATTGCTGGCGAAGCCAAGGTTCCCTTTTTCAGCATTTCTGGCTCTGACTTCGTGGAAATGTTCGTTGGCGTGGGCGCGGCCCGCGTGCGCGACATGTTCGAAAATGCCAAGAAGAATGCCCCTTGCATCATCTTCATCGACGAAATCGATGCAGTGGGTCGTCAACGCGGTGCTGGCTTGGGCGGTGGCAATGACGAACGCGAACAAACCTTGAACCAGATGCTGGTCGAGATGGATGGATTTGAAACCAATCTGGGGGTGATCGTGGTGGCAGCCACCAATCGTCCTGACATTCTGGATGCCGCCTTGCTGCGCCCGGGGCGATTCGACCGACAAGTGTATGTGACGCTGCCCGACATCCGCGGCCGTGAGCAGATCCTTAACGTTCACATGCGAAAAGTGCCTGTGGGCCAGGACGTGAACCCGAGTGTGATTGCCCGTGGAACCCCTGGTATGTCGGGCGCGGACTTGGCCAATCTTTGCAACGAAGCGGCTTTGATGGCGGCACGCCGCAATGCCCGCACCGTGGAGATGCAAGACTTCGAGAAAGCCAAAGACAAGATCATCATGGGCCCTGAGCGCAAGAGCATGGTCATGCCCGAGGAAGAGCGCCGCAACACGGCTTACCACGAATCTGGCCATGCGTTGATTGGCAAGTTGTTGCCCAAGTGTGATCCGGTTCATAAGGTCACCATCATTCCCCGCGGCCGTGCGTTGGGCGTGACCATGAGCCTTCCTGAAAAGGATCGCTATAGCTACGACCGCGAGTTCATGCTGAATCAGATCAGCATGCTGTTCGGTGGGCGGATTGCCGAAGAAGTCTTCATGAACCAGATGACCACGGGAGCAAGCAACGACTTCGAACGTGCAACCTCTATTGCTCGGGACATGGTGACGCGCTATGGCATGACGGAGGCGCTGGGCCCGATGGTCTATGCCGATAACGAGGGTGAAGTGTTCCTTGGCCGTTCCGTGACGAAGACCAACAACATGAGCGAGCAGACGATGGAAAAGGTCGATGGCGAAGTGCGCCGCATCATCGACGAGCAGTACGCATTGGCGCGCAAGCTGATTGAAGATAACAGCGACAAAATGCATGCCATGGCGAAAGCGCTGTTGGAGTGGGAAACGATCGACACCGAGCAACTGGATGACATCATGGCTGGCAAGCCTCCTCGCCCTCCGAAGGACTGGACACCTCGTACGCCATCTTCGGGAGGCGACAACTCTGGCGGTGGTACGCCGGCGGTGACCACCGAGCCTGCGCCTACGGCAGCTTGA